From Vibrio crassostreae, one genomic window encodes:
- the lpoB gene encoding penicillin-binding protein activator LpoB, producing MKKSVIALLGLAVILGGCSNKVSYGDAQAVETTTIDFGSTDLQTIAGEMVDSMMASGSVAYITREQRPIVFVERIKNKTSEHIDTESITDTISTKMLNSGKFRFVDMDRVESVRDQLNFQNNDELVNQSSAIQFGKMVGAQYMLYGNLSSIVKKAGSDEDVYYKMTMRLMDLESGLIEWADETEIRKQQSKSLLGL from the coding sequence ATGAAAAAGAGTGTCATTGCGCTACTAGGTTTAGCGGTTATTTTAGGCGGTTGTTCGAACAAGGTAAGCTACGGTGATGCACAAGCAGTAGAAACCACGACAATCGATTTCGGTTCAACTGACCTTCAAACGATTGCGGGTGAAATGGTCGATAGCATGATGGCGTCTGGTTCAGTGGCTTACATTACTCGTGAACAGCGTCCAATCGTGTTCGTTGAGCGAATCAAGAACAAAACAAGTGAGCACATCGATACTGAGTCAATCACTGACACAATCAGTACTAAAATGTTGAATTCTGGTAAGTTCCGTTTCGTTGATATGGATCGTGTTGAGTCTGTTCGTGATCAACTGAACTTCCAAAACAACGATGAGCTTGTAAACCAAAGTTCAGCGATTCAGTTTGGTAAAATGGTGGGCGCTCAGTATATGTTGTACGGCAACCTATCAAGCATCGTTAAGAAAGCGGGTAGCGATGAAGACGTATACTACAAAATGACGATGCGCCTAATGGATCTTGAGTCTGGCTTGATTGAGTGGGCTGACGAGACTGAAATCCGTAAGCAACAATCTAAGAGCCTTCTAGGCCTTTAA
- a CDS encoding phosphotransferase, translating into MAIFSWSEAKLLDTSLSSLDGYFSEPPVRAQTLTGGLTNRCWKLVDADGTAYVWRPTTPITKAFFISRHEEYQVLSAIERLGIGPSPVVVNEQGLLVEWIAGETLYEDLELDDLLKTLISVHLVNTARLPLQPFSFTARVDHYWLQLDAIHKTEACTKVYQEWRVAPSVTNVDLSLCHFDLGGYNLVRNSDGIKIIDWEYAALADPRLDLTLTIAVTGVPATEAVEKYCQLRGIHDVQPWLDGVAAWLPRSQMMAMLWYLLAHQLWGDESYLQEAEALSHTLCS; encoded by the coding sequence ATGGCAATTTTTTCTTGGTCTGAGGCTAAGCTTCTTGATACCAGTCTGAGTTCGCTTGATGGTTACTTTTCTGAGCCTCCAGTTAGAGCTCAGACATTAACAGGCGGTTTGACCAATCGATGTTGGAAATTGGTTGATGCCGATGGCACTGCGTATGTTTGGCGGCCAACAACACCTATCACTAAAGCCTTCTTCATCTCTCGTCATGAAGAGTACCAAGTGTTGTCGGCAATTGAGCGTCTCGGCATCGGGCCAAGCCCAGTGGTGGTGAATGAACAGGGTTTATTGGTTGAGTGGATTGCAGGTGAGACACTTTACGAAGATCTAGAGCTCGATGACCTGTTGAAAACGCTGATCTCTGTGCATCTGGTCAATACTGCGCGATTACCACTGCAACCATTCAGTTTCACAGCGCGAGTCGACCACTATTGGCTGCAGCTTGATGCGATTCATAAGACCGAAGCCTGCACTAAGGTTTATCAAGAGTGGCGCGTGGCCCCGAGTGTTACCAATGTCGACCTGTCTTTGTGCCATTTTGATTTAGGTGGTTATAACCTGGTGAGAAACAGTGACGGTATTAAGATTATCGACTGGGAATACGCTGCGCTAGCAGACCCTAGGCTCGATTTAACCTTGACCATTGCGGTTACTGGAGTGCCGGCTACTGAAGCGGTTGAGAAGTACTGTCAGCTGCGAGGTATCCATGATGTTCAGCCTTGGCTAGATGGTGTAGCAGCGTGGTTACCAAGAAGCCAAATGATGGCGATGCTTTGGTATTTACTTGCTCATCAGCTTTGGGGCGATGAAAGTTATTTGCAGGAAGCAGAGGCTCTGAGTCACACTTTATGTAGCTAG
- the ycfP gene encoding alpha/beta hydrolase YcfP, which produces MIIYLHGFDSTSPGNHEKILQLQFIDDDVRFINYSTLHPKHDMQHLLKEVHKVIEQSDDPHPIICGVGLGGFWSERIGFLCGIKQVIFNPNLQPENNMVGRIDRPEEYEDIATKCVEQYRMKNKGRCLVVLSREDEIHDNSKTAAALEDYYDVIWDEKESHKFKKISQHLQAMKAFKNA; this is translated from the coding sequence ATGATTATCTATCTACATGGCTTCGACTCAACAAGCCCGGGCAATCACGAAAAAATACTGCAGTTGCAATTCATTGATGATGACGTTCGTTTCATCAACTACAGTACTTTGCATCCAAAACACGATATGCAGCATTTGCTAAAAGAAGTGCATAAAGTGATAGAGCAATCAGATGATCCGCATCCAATTATTTGTGGTGTAGGTTTAGGTGGTTTCTGGTCTGAGCGCATTGGTTTCTTGTGTGGTATTAAGCAGGTGATTTTCAATCCAAACTTGCAACCTGAAAACAACATGGTAGGTCGAATTGACCGTCCTGAAGAGTACGAAGATATTGCGACCAAGTGTGTTGAGCAGTACCGTATGAAGAACAAAGGTCGCTGTTTAGTGGTGCTTTCTCGTGAAGATGAAATTCACGACAATAGCAAAACAGCCGCTGCACTCGAAGATTACTACGACGTAATCTGGGACGAGAAAGAGAGTCACAAATTCAAAAAAATCTCTCAACATCTTCAGGCAATGAAAGCGTTTAAGAACGCTTAA